GGTCTTCCCCGACATGAAGGCGCGACGCATCCTCTGATCGAGGGACAACAGAGGGCCCGGCCGGAGACTCCGGCCGGGCCCTCTGTTGCTGCATCATCAGGTGGTCGATCCGCGCTGTGACGGACGACGGTCTGCCGTGGTTACGGCAGGCGGCGATCAGCCGTGGTACGGCTCAGCGCTGACCAGCGTCACCTTCATGGTGTTGCCGTTGGGCAGCGTGTACTCACGGGTCTCGCCGACCTTGGCGTTGATCAGGGCTCCACCGAGCGGGGAGTTCGGCGAGTACGTCTCCAGCTCGCTGTTGCGGGCGCCCTCCTCGCGGGTGGCGATCAGGAAGGTCTCCGTGTCGGTCTCGTCGCCGTCGTAGTAGACGGTCACGACGGAGCCGGGAAGGGCGACACCCGACTCGGTCGGGGCGACGCCGACCTTGGCGGTGCCCAGCAGTTCCTGCAGCTGACGGATACGGGCCTCCTGCTGGCCCTGCTCCTCGCGGGCTGCGTGGTAGCCGCCGTTCTCCTTGAGGTCGCCCTCTTCGCGACGCTCGTTGATCTCGGCCGCGATGACAGGACGATTGGCGATGAGCTGGTCAAGTTCGGCCTTGAGCCGGTCGTACGACTCCTGCGTCAGCCAGGTCACCTGGGTCTCGGTCATCCTCGATCACTTCCTTCGGGTTGGAGCCCCCGGCTCCGTGGACAAGTCGTGCGCATGCAACGACTGCGACAGCACGACTCCCGTCGTCCCCCCTGTGTTCAGGTGAACGGAGTCGTACTGCCCTCTTGTGCTCTTATGCAGCAATACACGGCCCCAAAGGGTGGAACCGTGTATCAAGCCATTTTAGCATCACCAGGGCCACCGCCCGAGAAATCGCAGGACACGGGCGGTGGTGGGTTGCCGTATCACCCTACGGTGCGCGCAGGTACTCCGGCGGATTCGTGCCGCAGCCGTAGACGTCGCCCATGCCAGGCCGCTGCGAGGTCTTCACCGGCGACGTGATGATCACCGTCGGCGACTCGGACGGCGGGATCAGCACCTCCCGGCGGCCGGTCTCGCTGCCGTCCTTCGACCGCGCCCGGATCACGCAGACCACCGGTTCGGACGGGTCGTCGCGGGTGACCTTCAGCTGGATGTCGATCGTCTCGTCGTCGACGATGTCGAACGCGACGACCTCCGACTCGACCGGCGCCGAATTGTTCTGGGCCAGCACGAACGCCAACACGAGGCCGGCGACGATTCCGAGCACCGTGAATCCCCAGCGCTTGCCACGCGTCGAGACTCGGGGGCCGGGATACCGGGACGAGGGGTACCGGTCGTGGACGGAGGTGCTGCTCATCACTTTGCTTTCCCACCCGGATGCGGTGGATCGGGCATCGCCGCGGGGTCACGGCTGACGACGGAATTATCAGGTGGAACTATAGAGGAAGGATCCGCACCGGCCGCGAGACGGTCGACGTCGCGGTATCCGCCGATGCACACGACCTGAGGTGGAGGAATACACGTGAGCGGACTACGGCTCATGGCCGTGCACGCCCATCCCGACGACGAGTCGAGCAAGGGCGCGGCCACCATGGCGCGGTACTCGGCCGAGGGGCACGAGGTGCTTGTGGTGACGCTCACCGGTGGCGAGCGGGGGGACATCCTCAACCCGGCGATGGACATCCCGGGCATCCGTGATCGCATGAGCGAGGTGCGCCGCGAGGAGATGGCCGAGGCCGCCCGTATCCTCGGCGTGCAGCACCGCTGGCTCGGTTTCGTCGACTCCGGTCTGCCGGAGGGTGACCCCAAACCCCCGCTGCCCGAGGGCTGCTTCGCCGCCATCCCGCTCGACGAGCCGGTCCGCCGCCTCGTACAGGCCGTGCGCGAGTTCCGCCCGCACGTGATGACCACCTACGACGAGAACGGCGGCTACCCCCACCCCGATCACATCCGGTGCCACGAGGTGTCCGTCGCGGCCTGGGACGCGGCTGCCGACCCGAACTACCACCCCGAGCTCGGCGAGCCGTGGGAGGTGCGGAAGCTGTACTACTCGCACGGCTTCATCCGCAAGCGCCTCGAACTGTTCCGCGAGGAATACGAGCGCCGCGGCGAGCCGTTCCCGATGGAGCAGTGGCTCAACAAGTGGCGGACGGAACAGGGCGACATCATGGCCCGCGTCACCACCCAGATCACCTGCGGTGACTACTTCCCGAAGCGGGACGACGCGCTGCGCGCGCACGCCACCCAGATCGACCCCAACGGCTCCTTCTTCGCGGTGCCCTTGGACATCCAGCAGAAGGTGTGGCCGACGGAGGAGTACGAGTTGGCCAAGACCCGCGTGAGCACGGAGATCCCCGAGACGGATCTGTTCGCGGGCATCGAGGACGGACAGGGCAAATGACTGTAGGTGCGCTCGTGGTCGACGTTCTGGCACAGAACCAGGAACCGGCGGGCCCCGAGTTCGGCAAGGCGTCCCCGCTCGGGCTCGCCCTCGTCATCGTGCTGCTGGTCGCGACGGCCCTGCTCATCTGGAGCATGAACAAGCAGCTGCGGAAGCTGCCGGAGACGTTCCAGCCCGAGCATCCGGAGCCCGACCAGGCGGTCGACGACGGCACCCTGGCTGCTCCGAAGGGCGCCGAGACGACAGCTGCTCCGAAGAACGCCGAGGCGAAGAGCGCCAACGGTGCTCCCAAGAGCGGCGAGACGAAGCCCGAGCAGGAACGTCCCGAACCCGACGCCGGGAACTGACGAAGCCGGCCTCCCATCGCGGCTTTCCGCCTAGCGTGGGGGCATGGCGAATCGTCTGGCCGACGCGCTGAGCCCCTATCTGCGACAGCACGCCGACAATCCGGTCGACTGGAGGGAATGGGGCGACGAGGCGCTGGGCGAGGCCCGCGATCGCGACGTCCCGATCCTGCTGTCGATCGGTTACGCGGCCTGCCACTGGTGCCACGTCATGGCACACGAGTCGTTCGAGGACCCGGCGACCGCCGCGGTCATGAACGAGCACTTCGTGTGCATCAAGGTCGACCGCGAGGAACGTCCCGACCTCGACGCCGTGTACATGAACGCGACCGTCGCGATGTCCGGGCAGGGCGGCTGGCCGATGACCTGCTTCCTCACACCCGACGGGTCGCCGTTCTACTGCGGCACCTACTATCCGGACACCCCGCGCGGCGGTATGCCGTCGTTCACGCAGTTGCTCCACGCCATCACGGAGACGTGGCACAACCGCCGCGACGAGGTCACGCAGGCCGCCGACGCCGTGGCCACCGAACTGCGACGCAACAGCGGCGGGCTGCCCACCGGCGGGGTCGCCGTCGACGCGGCCCTGCTCGACTCCGCCGTCACGGAGATCGCCCGCGACGAGGACCGTACCCACGGCGGCTTCGGCGCCGCCCCGAAGTTCCCGCCGTCGAACCTGCTCGAGGGACTGCTGCGGGGCTACGAGCGAACCCGCTCGCCGGGCACGCTCGGTGTCGTGGTGCGCACCGCGGACGCGATGGCCCGCGGCGGCATCTGCGACCAGCTCGGCGGGGGTTTCGCCCGCTACAGCGTCGACGCCGCGTGGACGGTGCCGCACTTCGAGAAGATGCTCTACGACAACGCGCTGCTGCTGCGCTTCTACGTGCACCTCGCGCGGGTGACCGGCGCCGACCTGCCGCGCCGTGTCGCGCGGGAGACAGCCGGCTTCCTGCTCCGCGACCTGCTCACCGTCGAGGGCGGTTTCGCGTCGGCCCTCGACGCCGACACCGACGGGGTCGAGGGCCTGACCTACGTGTGGACACCCGGGCAGCTCGTCGAGATCCTCGGGCCGGACGACGGCCGGTGGGCAGCCGAGCTGTTCACCGTCACACCCGCCGGCACCTTCGAACACGGCACGTCGGTGCTGCAGCTTCGCGACGACCCCGACGATCGGGACCGCTTCGACGACGTGCGTGCCCGCCTGTTCGCCGCCCGGCAGGATCGTCCGCAGCCCGGCCGTGACGACAAGGTCGTCACCGCCTGGAACGGCTTCGCGGTCACCGCTCTGGCCGAGGCCGGCCTCGCGCTCGGCGAGCAGGGCTGGATCGACACGGCCGCCGGGTGCGCGCGGACGTTGCTGGAGCGGCACCTCGTCGACGGGCGGTTGCGACGCGCCTCGCTCGGCGGGAAGGCCGGGGCACCCGTCGGAGTGCTCGAGGACTACGGCGCGTTCGCCACGGCGCTGCTTGCCCTGCACCAGGCGACAGGGGACCAGAGCTGGGTCGCGCACGCCCGCGCGCTCGCCGACGTCGCGCTCGAGCAGTTCGCCGACCCGGAACGGCCCGGCAGCTGGTTCGACACCGCCCACGACGCCCAGACGCTGGTCGCGCGGCCCCGGGATCCCGTCGACGGTGCCACGCCGTCCGGGGCGTCGCTGATCACCGAGGCGTTGCTCGGTCTCGCCGCGCTCGTACCCGACGACTCCCGTTACGCCGACGCGGCCGCACTCTCGCTGGAGAGCGCGGCGATCCTGCTCGACCGGGTGCCCCGGGCCGCCGGGCACTGGCTCACGGTGGCGGAGGCGTCGCTGCACGGGCCGATCCAGGTGGCGGTGGCCGGCGGCGGGGAACTCCTCGAGGTGGCGCGCCGCGCCGCACCCGGGGGAGCGATCGTCGTCGGCGGTGAGCCGGGCTCGTCGTCGCTGCTCACCGACCGGCCGCTCGTCGACGGGCGACCCGCGGCGTACGTGTGCCGGGGCTTCGTGTGCGACCGGCCGGTGACCACCGCACCCGAACTGGTCGCGACGTTGGGCGGCTGACGGTCACGGCCAGGCGGAGAACCGGCGGCTGCCGAGGAAGTCGCCCTCGCTGGTCACCGGTGCCTCGCCGCTTCCTGCCCATCTCCGTCGGCTGGGCGGTGTTCATGCCGATCGTGCTGTGGGTGATCGCCGACCCGATCACCGGCGCCGTCGACGGGCATTTCCTGCCGCTGTGGGGAGTGGGCATCGTCGCGACCTTCACGACCTCGATGTTCACCCTGGCGCTGCACCGCCTGTTCGGTCTGCTCTCCGTCATCCCCGCGATCGGTGTCCTCATGTTCGTCGGTGTGCCCGCCTCGAACGGTGCGATGTCGATGTACATGACGCCGGAGGTCTTCCGGTTCCTGCACGGTGTGCTGCCGATGCCGGCGGCCGTGGAGTCGGTGCGGTCGATCCTCTACTTCGGGGGCGACGCCGTCGGCCCGCATCTGGTCACGCTCGCGATCTGGGGCGCGGTCTCGCTGCTGTTCGTGATCGTCTTCGGCCGGATCCGCGGTGCTCGGGAGACCGGCGCGGAGTCGGCGGAGGAGCGTTCGCCCGCGACGGTCTAGCCGCTCACGGGAGCTGCGACCGCGAGGTTCGGTGACTCGATGCCGTTCTGCTCGAACGCCTCGAGCACCGCGCGGGTGAGGCTGCGGCGGATCGCCCACTGCTTGCCGGCGCGCACGCGCACGGTCAGCCGCAGCGTCACCGCACCCGCCGTCACGGAGTTGACGCCGAGCAGTTCGGGCTTCTCCAGGACGTCGGGTGCGATGTCCTCGCGTTCGACGCCGTCGAGCACGGCCCGCAGCGCGATCCGGCAGGCGCGGTCGACGTTGGAGGTCGGCGCGATGGGGACGTCGATCACCGAAACGGCGTGGCCCTGGCTCATGTTGCCGACGCGCAGGATCTCGCCGTTGCGGCAGAACCACAGGGTGCCGTCGATGTCGCGCACGGTCGTCACGCGCAGACCGACGGACTCGACGGTGCCCACGGCGTCGCCGAGGTCCACCACGTCGCCCACGCCGTATTGATCCTCGAGCAGCATGAACATGCCCGAGATGAAGTCCCGCACGAGGTTCTGCGCACCGAAACCGAGCGCGACACCCGCGATACCGGCGGAGGCGATGAACGGGGCGACGTTGAAGCCGAGGGTGTCGAGGGTCTGCAGCACCACCCAGACGAGCACGACCACCGAGACACCGGACTTGAACACCGAGCCGATCGTCTGGGCGCGCTGGACCCGGCGTTCGCGGGCGTAGGGATCGCCGATGGCGCGCTCGGCGCGTTCCTGCAGCGGCGCGAGGAACGATCGTCGGGGCTTGCCGGATCTCTCGCGCGGCTTCGTCATCCGGTCGATCAGCCGGTGCAGGACGAAGCGGAGCGCGACGGCGACGACGACGTAGCTCAGGATCGCCAGCGGCCGGTGGATGAGCCAGTCACGGTTCGTGTCGGTCAGTTGGAAGGCCAGGATCTCGAAGGACGGAATCGGAGTAGGCATCCTCCGCGAGTCTACGAACGGGGACGGGGTGCCCGTGGACGGTGTGAGAAGTCGCACCCTCCGGTCCGGAGGGGTTTCAGCCGAAGATCACCAGCCACACGGCCACCGCGTGGCACAGCGCGGCGATCACGGTGGCGGCGTGGAAGAACTCGTGGTGGCCGAAGGTCTCGGGCCACGGATCGGGCCAGCGGGTGGCGTAGAGGATCGCCCCGCCGCTGTAGAAGAGACCGCCGACGAGCAGCAGGATCATGGGCGCGAGTCCCGCGGAGGCGACGAGATCGCCCGCGACCGGCACGATCGCCCAGCCCAGCAGCAGGTAGAGCGGGACGCCCACCCAGCGCGGCGCGGTCGGCCACAGCATCTTCAGTGCGACGCCGGCGAGCGCGCCGGCCCACACCACGATCAGCAGGGTGCGGCCGGTGGACCAGGGGAGGGCCAGGGTCGCGAAGGGGGTGTAGCTGCCGGCGATGAACACGAAGATCATCGAGTGATCGGCGCGTTTCATCCACATCCGGGCCTGCGGGCTCCAGCCGAGCCGGTGGTAGGCGGCGCTCACGCCGAAGACACCGCAGACGGTGAGGCTGTAGATCGTCGCGGGGATCACCGCGGCGCTGCGCCCGGTGAGGGCCGCGGTGCCCACGAGGGCCGCGCCGGCGAGGATCGCGACGGCGAAGGCCCACGCGTGGATCCATCCGCGCATGCGGGGTTTGAGAGGTAGTTCCTGCAGACCGAAGGCCGTCATGGGCATGTCCCACTTGCTGTACCGATGGGTAACCTACGTCAGCGTAGGTTGATGTCCGTCGTCACGTTACCGCCTGCACCGCCTCCCCGGGCGGGAGTGTGACCACCGACGCGACCGCCTCGACCCCTGGGCGTAATGTGACTCGCGTGGTGATGACGGGGTGAACGTCCGCGGTCCGCTGTACCGGTTGTACGAACGTCGGCTGCTGAGAGAGCTCGAGGGTGCGCAGTCCCCACGGCACGTGGCGGTGATGTGCGACGGCAATCGACGCTGGGCGCGTGAGAACGGTTTCACCGACGTCAGTCACGGCCACCGCGCCGGTGCGAAGAAGATCGCCGAGTTCCTCGGCTGGTGCGACGCCGCCGGGATCGAGACGGCGACGATCTACCTGCTCTCCACCGAGAACCTGCGCCGCGACCCGGAGGAACTCGACGCGCTGCTCGAGATCATCTCCGAGGTCGTCGAGGAGATCTCCGCTCCCACCCAGAACTGGAGCGTGAAGATCGTCGGCACCACCGACCTGCTCCCGGCCGACCACGCCAAGCGCCTGCACGAGGCCGCCGCGGGCACCGCGGGCCGCACGGGCACGCACGTCAACGTCGCCGTGGGCTACGGCGGCCGGCAGGAGATCGTCGACGCCGTGCAGTCGCTGCTGCGCGTGCGCTACGCCCAGGGCCTGCGCGGCGAGGATCTCGTCGAGTCCGTCACCGTCGAAGGCGTGAGCAGCCACCTCTACACCTCCGGCCAGCCCGATCCCGATCTCGTGATCCGCACCTCCGGGGAACAGCGGCTGTCGGGCTTCCTGCTGTGGCAGTCGGCCTACTCCGAGATCTGGTTCACCGAGGCCTACTGGCCGGAGTTCCGCCGCGTCGACTTCCTGCGCGCCCTGCGCGACTACGCCGCCCGGCACCGCCGCTTCGGCAAGTGACACCCGCCCACCGGGGATCCCGGTGGGCGGGTGGGTGTCAGAGCTTGCGCAACCTCAGCCGGTTGATGGAGTGATCGGAGTCCTTGCGCAGCACCAGCGTCGCGCGCGGCCGCGTCGGCAGGATGTTCTCCACCAGGTTCGGCAGGTTGATCGTGTGCCAGATCTCCTTCGCCGCGTTGACCGCGTCGCGGTCCGACAGGTTGGCGTAGTGGTGGAAGTGTGCCTCCGGATCGGCGAAGGACGTCTTCCGCAGGGCCAGAAAGCGCTCCACGTACCACTTCTCGATGTCCTCGATCCGCGCGTCGACGTAGATCGAGAAGTCGAACAGGTCGGAGACCATCAGCCGCGGACCGGTCTGCAGCACGTTCAGGCCCTCGATGATGAGGATGTCCGGTTGTCGCACGATGTGGTACTGGCCCGGGATGACGTCGTACGAGATGTGCGAGTAGATCGGGGCGGCAACCTCTTTCGCCCCGGACTTGACCTCGGTGACGAACCGGAGCAGCTTCCGCCGGTCGTAGCTCTCGGGAAAGCCCTTGCGGTGCATGATGTTGCGCCGGATGAGTTCCTTGGACGGATACAGGAAACCGTCCGTGGTCACGAGGTCCACCCGCGGATGGTGCTCCCACCGGGCGAGGAGGGCCTGCAGCACGCGGGCGGTGGTGGACTTGCCGACCGCGACCGACCCGGCCACACCGATGACGAACGGCACCTGCTGATCCGGGTGCTTCTCGCCGAGGAAGGTGGCGGTCGCCGCGAACAGGCGCTGCTTGGCCGCGACCTGCAGGTGGATCAGACGGGCGAGCGGCAGGTAGACCTCCGCGACCTCCGCGAGGTCGATCTGCTCACCCAGGCCCCGCAGCCCGACGAGTTCGTCCTCGGTCAGGACCAGGGGAGTCGACTTGCGCAGCGTCCTCCACTGCTTGCGGTCGAACTCCACATAGGGGCTGGGTTCGTTCAGACGAGCCATGGATCCATCTTCTCGGCGGTGCGCGGTTCGTCGTCTCGTCCCGCAGGGCGGATGCAGCATTGCATGTCCATGCTTCGGATTGTGCTCGCAGACACACAGGGGCGCCGCGCCGGGGTCCCCTCCGACGGAGCGTCCGACCGGGCACGCGCGGGGGGAGGGACTAGGCTGCAGGGCTATGGGCGCCGATGACTTCGTGAACGAATATCTGCTGCTGGGGCTGGCTTTCGACCGCCTCGAAGAGGGGTTCGTCGACGCCTACACGGGCGATCCGGCCCTGCGCCGCCGGGTCGAGGACGCCCCGAAACCCGATCCTCGTGATCTATCCCACACGGCGCGGCGTCTCCGCGACGAACTGCCCGGCGTGGGGCTGCCCGAGGAGCGCGCCCGGTTCGTCGACGTGCACCTGCGTGCCCTCGAGTGCTCGGCGCGCAAGTTCGCCGGGGACGACATCGCTTTCGTCGACGAGGTCGAGGCGTACTTCGACGTGCGCATCGCCCCGGGCAACGAGGACGACTACCGCGACGCGCACCGCCGCCTCGACGCCCTGCTGCCCGGCTCCGGATCGCTCACCGAACGCATGCAGGACCACCGCAAGGCCGAGGTGATCCCCGCCGACCGGCTCGCCGAGTGCGTCGAGGCGTTCTCCGGGGCGCTGCGCGAGAAGGTGCGCGCGGTGTACCCGCTGCCCGACACCGAACGCGTCGAGTACGAGGTGGTCGGCGACAAGCCGTGGTCCGGCTTCAACTACTACCTCGGCGACTACCGCTCGCGGGTCGCGATCAACTCCGATGTCGAGCAGACCATGGCGCACCTGCCGCGGCTGATCGCCCACGAGGCGTATCCCGGTCATCACACCGAACACTGCCGCAAGGAGGCCGGACTCGTCGCCGCCGGCCAGGCCGAGCAGACGATCTTCCTCGTCAACACCCCGCAGTGCCTCATGGCCGAGGGCCTCGCCGACCTCGCCCTCGAGGCGATCATCGGCCCCGGCTGGGGGAAGTGGGCCCAGGAGATCTACGCCGATCTCGGGCTCCGGTTCGACGGCGAGCTGGCCGAGCAGCTGTCCGAGGCCTCCGAGAAGCTGCTGACGGTCCGTCAGGACGCCGCGCTGCTGCTCCACGACCGCGGCCGCAGCCACGACGAGGTCGCGGCGTTCCTGCAGCGCTGGTCGCTGTCGAGCCCCGACCGGGCCCGCCAGTCGCTGCGGTTCCTGTCCTCGCCGTTGTGGCGCGCCTACATCAGCACCTACGTCGAGGGGTACCGGCTGCTGGGCGGCTGGCTCGACGAGGCCGCCGACACCGCGGAGCGGGCCGAGCGGTTCCGCAGGTTGCTCGACGAGCCGCTGGTGCCCAGCAGCCTGCGTGAGCCCCGGTGACCTGCGCGGGACGGTGACTGCGGGGATCGGTCGGGTCGGCTGACGGGGGAGTGGACGGGGTTCGTAGACTGAAGGGCGTATCCCTGCCGCCCTCTGCTTGGAGAAACCTCGATGACCGCTGCGCCCGGCGCCGACGTGAACACTGCCGCACTCGCCGATCTCGACCCCGAGGTCGCCCAGGCGATGGCCGGCGAGCTGTCCCGTCAGCGCGACACCCTCGAGATGATCGCGTCCGAGAACTTCGTGCCGCGCGCCGTGCTGCAGGCACAGGGCAGCGTGCTGACCAACAAGTACGCCGAGGGCTACCCCGGTCGCCGTTACTACGGTGGTTGCGAGAACGTCGACGTCATCGAGGACCTCGCTCGAAACCGCGCCAAGGAGCTGTTCGGCGCCGAGTTCGCGAACGTCCAGCCGCACTCGGGTGCCCAGGCCAACGCCGCGGTGCTCATGGCCCTGATGACGCCGGGCGAGAAGCTGCTCGGCCTCGACCTCGCGCACGGCGGCCACCTCACGCACGGCATGAAGCTCAACTTCTCCGGCAAGCTGTACGACGTCGCGTCCTACGGGGTCAGCAAGGAAGACCACCGCATCGACATGGACGAGGTCCGCGACATCGCGCTGCGCGAGAAGCCGAAGGTCATCGTCGCCGGCTGGTCCGCCTACCCGCGTCACGAGGACTTCGCCGCCTTCCGGTCCATCGCCGACGAGGTCGGTGCCTACCTGTGGGTCGACATGGCGCACTTCGCCGGTCTGGTCGCCGCGGGTCTGCACCCGTCGCCGGTGCCCTACGCCGACGTCGTGTCCACCACCGTGCACAAGACCCTCGGTGGCCCGCGCTCCGGCCTGATCCTCGCCAAGCAGGAGTGGGCCAAGAAGATCAACTCCGCGGTCTTCCCGGGCCAGCAGGGCGGCCCGCTCATGCACGCGATCGCCGCGAAGGCCGTCGCGCTGAAGATCGCCGCGAGCGACGAGTTCAAGGACCGTCAGCAGCGCACCCTCTCCGGTGCCCGGATCATCGCCGATCGCCTGTCGCAGTCCGACGTCGCCGACAAGGGCATCTCGGTGCTCACCGGCGGCACCGACGTGCACCTGGTCCTCGTCGACCTGCGCAACTCGCAGCTCGACGGCCAGCAGGGTGAGGACGCCCTCCACGAGGTCGGCATCACCGTCAACCGCAACGCCGTGCCGTTCGACCCGCGCCCGCCGATGGTCACCTCCGGCCTGCGCATCGGCACCCCGGCCCTCGCGACCCGCGGTTTCGGCGACGAGCAGTTCACCGAGGTCGCCGAGATCATCGCGCAGACCCTCATCGGTGGCGCCGACGTCGAGTCGCTGCGCACCCGCGTGAGCGCCCTGGCGCAGTCCGTGCCGCTGTACGACGGCCTCGAGGACTGGCGTCTGCTCTGATCCTCTCGCAGGACTTCTCTCCGGCCCGCACCGTCCGACGGTGCGGGCCGGAGATGTCTCCGGGTGAGTGCCGCCCCGAGCGGTAGGTTAGGGTAGCCTACGCATGGCCGACATCGTCGTCGACACACCCGCCTCCCCGAGCACGAAGGAAGTCGCATGGCAATTCCGAGCATCGATCCGTACGAGCTACCCACCGGCGACGAGATCCCCGCGGCTCGGGTGGACTGGAAGCTCGACGCGTCCCGCTGCGCGCTGCTCATCCACGACATGCAGAACTACTTCATCGACGCCTACCAGCGCGACGCCGAGCCGCTCGCGACGGTGGTCCCCAACATCGTCCGGCTCCGCGAGGCCTGCCTCGCCGCCGGCGTGCCCGTCGTCTACACGATGCAGCCCGGCGACCAGCATCCCGCCCGCCGCGGTATCCTCGCCGACTTCTGGGGCGTGGGCCTGAGCACCGGCCGCGACACCGAGGTGATCGGCGAGCTCACCCCCGGCCCGGAGGACATCCAGGTCACCAAGTGGCGCTATTCGGCGTTCCAGCGCACCGACTTCCGGCAGCTGCTCGCCCACAACGGACGCGACCAGCTCATCGTCACCGGGGTCTACGCGCACATGGGATGCATGCTCAGCGCCGCCGACGCCTTCATGAGCGATGTGGCCCCCTTCCTGGCACTCGACGCCACCGCCGACTTCAGCCGCGACGAACACGTCATGGCCCTGCAGTACGTCGCCAAGCGCGTCGGGCGGGTCGAGACCACCGACGCGCTGATCGAGGCGATCACGTCGTCGGCGCAGCGCCGCGACCGCGAGAACGAACAGCTGACCGCTTCGCTGGGCTGAGACACCGAGCGGACCGGCCCGATCCGACAGAACCAGGAACCCCGTTCACATGCAGAGAACTCTTCTGTCCGGGAAGATCCACCGCGCGACCGTCACCCAGGCGGACCTCCACTACGTGGGCTCGGTGACGATCGACCGTGATCTCATGGACGCTGCCGACATCCTCGAGGGCGAACTCGTGCACATCGTCGACATCGACAACGGTGCCCGCCTCGAGACCTATGCGATCGAGGGGCAGCGCGGCTCCGGCGTCATCGGCATCAACGGTGCTGCGGCACGGCTCATCTCGCCCGGCGACCTGGTGATCATCATGGCCTACCGCAACGTCGACGACGCGCAGGCCCGCGACTTCCGGCCGCGCGTGGTGCACGTCGACGAGCGCAACGCGATCGTCGATCTGGGTTCCGATCCGGCGCAACCCGTTCCGGGTGCGGTGGACCAGCTGTCCCCGCGCTGACCCCGGATACGCGTCTAGGTGGTGCCGCGGCGGCGCGCCTCGAGGGTCTCGACGGCCTGCTCGCGCAGCAGCCGCAGACGGGCGAGCGGACGTTCCGAGGCGGGGCTGCGCCAGTAGCCCGAGGCGTCCAGCATCTGCTTGGGGACGCCGATGCGCTTGGATACCGCGCGCAGTTCCTTCACGATCGACGCCTCACCGGCGATCCACATCCAGCCGTCCCCGGTGCGCGGGGCTCCGGCCTCGACGACCTGCGCCAGCACGTCCGCGTCCGGGACGCCGGGCCGGCGGTGCACCCACGTCACGCCCGTCAGGTCGGCCTGTTCCTCGGCCGGTCCGTCGACGAGGGCGAAGACGTGCATCGGCACGGTGCCGGAGAAGGTCTCGACGTAGCGGCCGAGGGCGGGCAGGGCGGTCTCGTCACCGGCGAGGACCCACCAGTCGGCGCCCTGCGGCGGGATGGTGGAGATCTTCGGGCCCGCGAGATGCAGCACGTCGCCCGGAGCGGCGCCCCGGGCCCAGTTGCCGGCGGGGCCGTGACCGTGCACCACGAAGTCCAGGTCGAGCTCGCCGGCCACCGGGTCGAAGCGGCGCACGGTGTAGGCGCGGGCGACGGGTGCGGGCTTACGGGGCCAGTGCAGGTGTCCGTCGTGCTGCTCGGGCAGGACGGGCAGCTCCTCGCCGGGCTCGGGAAGGAAGATCTTGACGTAGTCGTCGGCGCCCTCGGTCGTGAACGGCGGGGCGTCGTAGTCGCCGCTGCGGAACGCGCCGAGCTGGTCGCCGCCCAGCGTGACGCGCCGCATCCGGGGCGTCACGTCCACCGCACGCAGCACGGTCAGTCGTCGCAGGACGATGGGCAGGGAGACGCGGGTCGGGGGCGTCGTCACCGGCATGGTGAGCTCCTTCCGGACGGGGCCACCCGACAATACGGCGGGCGCGTCCCAGCTGATATGGTTAGGCAGCCCTAACTATATCCGGACGGAGGGGG
This region of Rhodococcus sp. Z13 genomic DNA includes:
- the greA gene encoding transcription elongation factor GreA, which codes for MTETQVTWLTQESYDRLKAELDQLIANRPVIAAEINERREEGDLKENGGYHAAREEQGQQEARIRQLQELLGTAKVGVAPTESGVALPGSVVTVYYDGDETDTETFLIATREEGARNSELETYSPNSPLGGALINAKVGETREYTLPNGNTMKVTLVSAEPYHG
- a CDS encoding DUF4307 domain-containing protein — encoded protein: MSSTSVHDRYPSSRYPGPRVSTRGKRWGFTVLGIVAGLVLAFVLAQNNSAPVESEVVAFDIVDDETIDIQLKVTRDDPSEPVVCVIRARSKDGSETGRREVLIPPSESPTVIITSPVKTSQRPGMGDVYGCGTNPPEYLRAP
- the mca gene encoding mycothiol conjugate amidase Mca gives rise to the protein MSGLRLMAVHAHPDDESSKGAATMARYSAEGHEVLVVTLTGGERGDILNPAMDIPGIRDRMSEVRREEMAEAARILGVQHRWLGFVDSGLPEGDPKPPLPEGCFAAIPLDEPVRRLVQAVREFRPHVMTTYDENGGYPHPDHIRCHEVSVAAWDAAADPNYHPELGEPWEVRKLYYSHGFIRKRLELFREEYERRGEPFPMEQWLNKWRTEQGDIMARVTTQITCGDYFPKRDDALRAHATQIDPNGSFFAVPLDIQQKVWPTEEYELAKTRVSTEIPETDLFAGIEDGQGK
- a CDS encoding thioredoxin domain-containing protein, whose amino-acid sequence is MANRLADALSPYLRQHADNPVDWREWGDEALGEARDRDVPILLSIGYAACHWCHVMAHESFEDPATAAVMNEHFVCIKVDREERPDLDAVYMNATVAMSGQGGWPMTCFLTPDGSPFYCGTYYPDTPRGGMPSFTQLLHAITETWHNRRDEVTQAADAVATELRRNSGGLPTGGVAVDAALLDSAVTEIARDEDRTHGGFGAAPKFPPSNLLEGLLRGYERTRSPGTLGVVVRTADAMARGGICDQLGGGFARYSVDAAWTVPHFEKMLYDNALLLRFYVHLARVTGADLPRRVARETAGFLLRDLLTVEGGFASALDADTDGVEGLTYVWTPGQLVEILGPDDGRWAAELFTVTPAGTFEHGTSVLQLRDDPDDRDRFDDVRARLFAARQDRPQPGRDDKVVTAWNGFAVTALAEAGLALGEQGWIDTAAGCARTLLERHLVDGRLRRASLGGKAGAPVGVLEDYGAFATALLALHQATGDQSWVAHARALADVALEQFADPERPGSWFDTAHDAQTLVARPRDPVDGATPSGASLITEALLGLAALVPDDSRYADAAALSLESAAILLDRVPRAAGHWLTVAEASLHGPIQVAVAGGGELLEVARRAAPGGAIVVGGEPGSSSLLTDRPLVDGRPAAYVCRGFVCDRPVTTAPELVATLGG
- a CDS encoding mechanosensitive ion channel family protein, whose translation is MPTPIPSFEILAFQLTDTNRDWLIHRPLAILSYVVVAVALRFVLHRLIDRMTKPRERSGKPRRSFLAPLQERAERAIGDPYARERRVQRAQTIGSVFKSGVSVVVLVWVVLQTLDTLGFNVAPFIASAGIAGVALGFGAQNLVRDFISGMFMLLEDQYGVGDVVDLGDAVGTVESVGLRVTTVRDIDGTLWFCRNGEILRVGNMSQGHAVSVIDVPIAPTSNVDRACRIALRAVLDGVEREDIAPDVLEKPELLGVNSVTAGAVTLRLTVRVRAGKQWAIRRSLTRAVLEAFEQNGIESPNLAVAAPVSG
- the trhA gene encoding PAQR family membrane homeostasis protein TrhA — its product is MTAFGLQELPLKPRMRGWIHAWAFAVAILAGAALVGTAALTGRSAAVIPATIYSLTVCGVFGVSAAYHRLGWSPQARMWMKRADHSMIFVFIAGSYTPFATLALPWSTGRTLLIVVWAGALAGVALKMLWPTAPRWVGVPLYLLLGWAIVPVAGDLVASAGLAPMILLLVGGLFYSGGAILYATRWPDPWPETFGHHEFFHAATVIAALCHAVAVWLVIFG